Proteins from a single region of Peptococcaceae bacterium 1198_IL3148:
- a CDS encoding phenylacetate--CoA ligase — protein sequence MYWQEKYETMSREELSQLQYQRLKAMVERLYNSVPFYQQRFKEKGIVPEDIKSLEDIKHIPFTTKQDLRDTYPFGMFAVPQDDVVRLHGSSGTTGKPIVVGYTKKDIDTWGNLLARCFTMAGATKSDVVQNAYGYGLFTGGMGVHYGAETLGATVVPMSGGNTAKQLMLMQDFGATVLTCTPTYALYMAEEAHAGGVDWDKVKLKVGIFGAEPWSEAMRKQLEERWNITALDIYGLSEVLGPGVACECLQKQGMHIMEDHFIAEIIDPDTGEPLPYGQKGELVFTSLTKEAFPVLRYRTKDISVLYPEQCACGRTHVRMERVTGRTDDMLIIRGVNVFPSQVESILLEFGETEPHYLLVVDRKGSMDDLEIWVEVSANMFSDKVRGLEDLEKRLKSRILSVLGISAKIKLVEPKSIPRSEGKAKRIIDKRV from the coding sequence ATGTATTGGCAAGAAAAGTATGAAACAATGTCAAGGGAAGAACTTAGTCAACTTCAATATCAGCGACTAAAGGCGATGGTTGAACGACTTTACAATAGCGTTCCTTTTTACCAGCAAAGGTTTAAGGAAAAGGGTATCGTGCCAGAGGATATAAAATCTTTAGAGGATATCAAACATATCCCCTTTACCACTAAACAAGATTTGCGCGACACCTACCCCTTTGGCATGTTTGCTGTACCTCAGGATGACGTGGTGCGTTTGCATGGATCCAGTGGTACCACCGGCAAACCAATTGTGGTAGGATATACTAAAAAGGATATTGATACTTGGGGCAACCTACTGGCGCGCTGTTTTACTATGGCCGGGGCCACTAAGAGTGACGTAGTTCAAAACGCCTATGGCTATGGTTTGTTTACCGGTGGTATGGGGGTTCACTATGGTGCAGAAACCTTAGGGGCAACGGTTGTACCCATGTCCGGTGGCAACACTGCTAAACAGTTGATGTTGATGCAAGACTTTGGGGCCACTGTGCTCACCTGTACCCCAACCTATGCTTTATACATGGCAGAAGAGGCCCATGCCGGGGGTGTTGATTGGGATAAAGTGAAGCTAAAGGTGGGTATCTTTGGTGCCGAACCTTGGTCCGAAGCCATGCGTAAGCAACTGGAGGAGCGTTGGAATATCACCGCCCTTGACATTTATGGTCTGTCGGAGGTGCTTGGGCCAGGGGTGGCCTGTGAGTGCTTACAAAAGCAAGGGATGCACATCATGGAAGATCACTTTATCGCAGAAATTATCGATCCAGACACCGGCGAACCGTTACCTTACGGACAAAAGGGTGAGTTAGTATTCACCTCGCTGACCAAGGAAGCCTTTCCGGTATTGCGTTATCGCACCAAGGATATCTCGGTTTTGTATCCTGAGCAATGTGCCTGCGGGCGTACTCATGTGCGGATGGAAAGGGTTACCGGCCGTACCGACGACATGCTGATTATTCGTGGTGTTAACGTGTTCCCGTCCCAGGTGGAGAGCATACTGTTGGAATTTGGTGAGACCGAACCCCATTATCTGTTGGTTGTGGACCGCAAAGGCTCGATGGATGATTTAGAGATTTGGGTAGAGGTATCTGCCAACATGTTTTCTGATAAAGTCCGTGGTTTAGAGGATCTAGAAAAGCGTTTAAAATCACGGATACTGAGCGTGTTGGGCATATCAGCTAAAATCAAGTTGGTGGAGCCAAAATCAATCCCCAGAAGCGAAGGCAAGGCAAAGCGAATTATCGATAAAAG
- a CDS encoding DUF512 domain-containing protein: MGYGANGNQQFYIESLLYHAAAKSNILPITSTCNVRCVFCSHHQNPANVESYRVAPLTIDQVKQALSFMDASKPVVIGESVTKIMEGEPFTHPKCLQILQHIRSTMPKTPIQITTNGTLLDETTITRLKALAPITINLSINSSSCSMRYQLMGDRRAQQAIDCVPLLNRHGIPFHGSMVAMPHVTGWEDLTHTVQYLDQHGAQTVRVFLPGYSKLAPPALQFDMSMWSQLRAWRENLGNLVTVPLTCEPEQITDLQAEVLGVIKDSPAAQAGVQKGDVIIEVTGQPVVTRVQAFNRVLACENPTVSIHRGQRTHHLKLQKKKHQPSGLVMAYDLHPDTITDMELTVNRHRAQRVLALCSQLAFPVLKVALASLYQGEAEIELRPVASQYFGGNIMAAGLLVAADFESAFRHADAEGVQVVLMPAIAFDMHGRDLTGASYLDLQQKWRIPVELI; the protein is encoded by the coding sequence GTGGGTTACGGGGCGAACGGCAATCAGCAATTTTACATTGAAAGCTTACTGTATCATGCAGCAGCAAAATCTAATATTTTACCAATAACGTCCACCTGTAACGTCAGATGTGTTTTTTGTAGCCATCATCAGAACCCGGCAAATGTGGAGAGTTATCGGGTTGCCCCTTTAACCATTGACCAGGTAAAACAGGCCCTTTCCTTTATGGATGCCAGCAAACCGGTGGTGATCGGTGAATCGGTAACTAAGATCATGGAGGGAGAACCATTTACTCATCCTAAATGTCTACAAATATTGCAGCATATACGCAGTACCATGCCTAAAACACCGATTCAAATAACCACCAATGGTACGCTGTTAGATGAAACCACCATTACCCGGTTAAAGGCATTGGCGCCAATAACTATTAACTTATCAATTAATAGTTCCTCCTGCAGTATGCGCTATCAATTAATGGGGGATCGCCGTGCCCAGCAAGCAATTGATTGCGTGCCGTTACTGAACCGGCATGGCATTCCCTTTCACGGCAGTATGGTGGCTATGCCACATGTCACAGGTTGGGAAGATTTAACCCACACGGTGCAATATCTTGATCAACATGGTGCCCAAACGGTGCGGGTGTTTTTACCGGGTTACAGCAAACTGGCACCGCCGGCGTTACAGTTTGACATGTCTATGTGGAGCCAATTGAGGGCATGGCGAGAAAACTTGGGCAATCTGGTTACAGTGCCGCTCACCTGTGAACCGGAGCAGATTACCGATTTACAGGCTGAGGTGCTGGGGGTAATCAAAGATAGCCCCGCAGCCCAGGCCGGTGTGCAGAAGGGCGACGTGATTATCGAAGTGACCGGACAGCCTGTGGTCACCCGGGTGCAGGCCTTTAATCGGGTACTGGCCTGTGAAAATCCCACCGTTAGTATCCACCGGGGTCAGCGGACACATCACCTGAAACTACAGAAAAAGAAGCACCAGCCTTCGGGATTGGTAATGGCCTATGATTTGCATCCCGATACCATAACTGACATGGAACTGACCGTTAACCGCCACCGGGCCCAAAGGGTTTTGGCGCTATGTTCCCAGTTGGCTTTTCCAGTTTTAAAGGTTGCTTTAGCCAGCCTTTACCAGGGGGAAGCAGAAATAGAGCTGAGGCCGGTGGCCAGCCAATATTTTGGGGGCAACATCATGGCTGCGGGACTATTGGTGGCCGCTGATTTTGAGAGTGCTTTTAGGCATGCCGACGCAGAGGGAGTGCAAGTGGTGTTGATGCCGGCCATAGCCTTTGATATGCATGGCAGGGATTTAACCGGTGCCTCTTATCTTGATTTACAGCAAAAATGGCGAATTCCGGTGGAGTTAATTTAA
- the tsaD gene encoding tRNA (adenosine(37)-N6)-threonylcarbamoyltransferase complex transferase subunit TsaD, which produces MSVTILGIESSCDETSAAVVVDGVEIKSNIIASQIEFHQKFGGVVPEVASRKHLETINHVILQALEEANTSYRDLDAIAVTYGPGLVGALLVGVAAAKAMAFGLDKPLIAVNHLEGHIHANFLHKPDLEFPVLCLVVSGGHSDLVLIESHSSYKLLGHTRDDAAGEAFDKVARALGLGYPGGPLIDKLARSGNAEAIPMPRAYLEEGSLDFSFSGLKSAVLNYLNRAQQKNIEVNKADLAASFQQAVVDVLVDKAVLAAERYRVKQIMLAGGVAANGLLRSELQLKAQAKGINVTYPPMVLCTDNAAMIACAGYYKYLRGDFAPLTLNATPNLTMGVDKY; this is translated from the coding sequence TTGAGTGTGACAATACTTGGAATCGAAAGTTCTTGTGACGAAACATCGGCTGCGGTGGTTGTTGACGGGGTAGAAATCAAATCAAATATCATTGCCTCGCAAATTGAATTTCATCAGAAGTTTGGTGGCGTTGTTCCCGAAGTGGCTTCTCGTAAGCACTTGGAGACCATTAATCATGTAATATTACAAGCATTGGAAGAAGCCAACACATCTTACCGGGATCTAGATGCCATTGCGGTAACCTACGGGCCGGGATTGGTGGGGGCGCTGCTGGTGGGGGTGGCAGCGGCCAAAGCCATGGCCTTTGGGCTGGACAAACCGCTTATTGCTGTTAACCACCTGGAAGGACATATTCACGCTAACTTTTTACACAAACCTGATTTAGAGTTTCCGGTTTTATGTCTAGTGGTTTCTGGTGGTCACTCAGATTTGGTGCTGATCGAAAGTCATAGCAGTTACAAGCTGTTGGGGCACACCAGGGACGACGCTGCCGGTGAAGCCTTCGATAAAGTGGCCCGGGCCCTTGGTTTGGGCTACCCCGGCGGACCACTAATAGACAAGCTGGCCCGCAGTGGCAATGCTGAGGCCATTCCGATGCCCCGGGCCTACTTGGAAGAAGGTAGTTTGGATTTTAGCTTTAGCGGTTTAAAATCTGCGGTGCTCAACTATTTAAATCGAGCCCAACAAAAGAATATCGAGGTAAATAAGGCCGATCTGGCAGCAAGCTTTCAGCAGGCAGTGGTTGATGTGTTGGTGGATAAAGCAGTGTTGGCAGCGGAACGGTATCGGGTTAAGCAGATCATGCTGGCTGGGGGAGTGGCGGCTAACGGGTTGTTGCGCAGTGAATTACAGCTAAAGGCTCAAGCCAAAGGGATTAATGTTACCTATCCACCGATGGTTTTGTGTACCGATAATGCAGCGATGATTGCCTGTGCCGGTTACTACAAATATTTGCGGGGGGATTTCGCCCCACTGACATTGAACGCCACCCCAAACCTGACTATGGGTGTAGATAAATATTAA
- the rimI gene encoding ribosomal protein S18-alanine N-acetyltransferase has translation MEIKLIEMDLSHLPEVLSIEKVSFPTPWSQQAFIYEILQNNFSYYVVALDGAKVVGYGGMWLILDEAHITNIAVSPSSRGKKVGLMLMKHLMKKAVEFGAVRMTLEVRPSNDIARNLYKKLGFEERGLRKNYYNDTHEDAIIMWQDNLVTNEE, from the coding sequence GTGGAAATTAAATTAATCGAAATGGATTTATCCCACCTGCCGGAAGTGCTGAGCATAGAAAAGGTGTCCTTCCCCACCCCTTGGTCCCAACAGGCTTTTATATATGAAATTTTGCAAAATAATTTTAGTTACTACGTTGTGGCGCTGGATGGAGCCAAAGTGGTTGGGTACGGTGGCATGTGGTTGATATTGGACGAAGCCCATATCACCAATATAGCGGTTTCCCCGTCCAGTCGGGGAAAAAAAGTGGGATTGATGTTAATGAAGCACTTAATGAAAAAGGCGGTGGAATTTGGGGCGGTAAGAATGACGCTAGAGGTGCGACCGTCCAATGATATTGCCCGTAACTTGTATAAAAAACTGGGTTTCGAAGAGCGGGGTCTGAGAAAAAACTACTACAACGATACCCATGAAGATGCCATCATTATGTGGCAGGATAACTTGGTAACTAATGAAGAATAA
- the tsaB gene encoding tRNA (adenosine(37)-N6)-threonylcarbamoyltransferase complex dimerization subunit type 1 TsaB, translating into MYVLGIEAATPVAGVAVVNEEKVLAERFINNKRTHSVNLLPMIKEVIVDAGIKKEEINGIAVSAGPGSFTGLRIGMTTAKTLAQVWGIPIIAVSTLDAMSFPLIGYHGLVCPILNARKNEVYSAIYQGGATEIKRLAPPMAVPMSELLQQLSPWPDKKVLFLGDAIDIYREQLKSHLGAKAQFAANAAVLPRGATVAELGLVKLNLGEVSSPLEIKPNYIRPSEAEVKWAEKHKGSGERGCGN; encoded by the coding sequence ATGAAGAAAAGGTATTGGCTGAGCGATTTATAAACAATAAACGTACCCATTCGGTAAACCTGTTACCGATGATTAAAGAAGTGATTGTGGATGCGGGGATAAAAAAGGAGGAAATCAACGGCATTGCTGTATCTGCTGGCCCAGGCTCCTTTACCGGGTTGCGGATTGGCATGACCACCGCCAAAACATTGGCCCAGGTGTGGGGTATACCAATCATTGCGGTGTCTACGCTGGATGCCATGTCTTTTCCGTTGATTGGTTACCATGGGTTGGTATGTCCAATCTTAAATGCCCGTAAAAATGAAGTTTACAGTGCCATCTATCAAGGTGGTGCTACAGAGATTAAGCGGTTGGCACCACCAATGGCGGTGCCGATGTCTGAACTGCTACAGCAATTAAGCCCTTGGCCCGATAAAAAGGTGTTGTTTTTAGGTGATGCCATAGATATTTATCGGGAACAACTAAAATCTCATTTGGGCGCCAAGGCACAGTTTGCTGCCAATGCGGCGGTATTGCCCCGGGGTGCCACTGTAGCTGAATTGGGGCTGGTTAAGTTAAACTTGGGAGAAGTATCGTCTCCGCTGGAAATAAAACCGAATTATATTCGCCCGTCAGAAGCAGAGGTGAAGTGGGCTGAAAAACACAAAGGCAGTGGTGAGCGCGGCTGTGGAAATTAA